Proteins from one Mustela erminea isolate mMusErm1 chromosome 20, mMusErm1.Pri, whole genome shotgun sequence genomic window:
- the LITAFD gene encoding LITAF domain-containing protein isoform X2, with the protein MWWREGCLPLAWQEVPGGPTLLVRGQPGIMGTGDKRSAAQNLEPDAAQIPLLEPRTPGAPRWNTPQEPPPRPPPPRPPPPRPPPPSPPPPPPPGTHVLPPMYMQGPQGIQPVFTSLPRMGTATPIRSICQYCGNYIITVTSPVPGVLTWMLCTGLFIFGCFLGCCFLPFCVDSLMDVKHTCPVCRQELFRYHRL; encoded by the exons GCCTGGCAGGAGGTGCCAGGGGGGCCCACACTCTTGGTCCGAGGACAACCAGGCATCATGGGGACTGGAGACAAGCGCTCAGCCGCTCAGAACCTGGAACCCGATGCTGCCCAGATACCGTTGCTGGAACCCAGGACGCCTGGAGCACCAAGATGGAACACTCCCCAAG aGCCGCcgcctcggccgccgccgcctcggccACCGCCGCCTCGgccaccccctccttcccctcctccccctccgccTCCAGGAACTCACGTTCTGCCCCCGATGTACATGCAAGGCCCCCAGGGGATTCAGCCAG TGTTCACCAGCTTGCCTAGGATGGGGACTGCCACCCCCATACGGTCCATATGTCAGTACTGCGGGAACTACATCATCACGGTGACCAGCCCGGTCCCAGGGGTCCTCACCTGGATGCTGTGTACCGGCCTCTTCATCTTTGG ATGCTTCCTGGgctgctgcttcctccccttctgtGTGGACAGCTTGATGGACGTGAAGCACACGTGCCCCGTGTGCCGACAGGAGCTCTTCCGCTACCATCGCCTGTGA
- the LITAFD gene encoding LITAF domain-containing protein isoform X1, whose product MWWREGCLPLAWQEVPGGPTLLVRGQPGIMGTGDKRSAAQNLEPDAAQIPLLEPRTPGAPRWNTPQEPPPRPPPPRPPPPRPPPPSPPPPPPPGTHVLPPMYMQGPQGIQPAVFTSLPRMGTATPIRSICQYCGNYIITVTSPVPGVLTWMLCTGLFIFGCFLGCCFLPFCVDSLMDVKHTCPVCRQELFRYHRL is encoded by the exons GCCTGGCAGGAGGTGCCAGGGGGGCCCACACTCTTGGTCCGAGGACAACCAGGCATCATGGGGACTGGAGACAAGCGCTCAGCCGCTCAGAACCTGGAACCCGATGCTGCCCAGATACCGTTGCTGGAACCCAGGACGCCTGGAGCACCAAGATGGAACACTCCCCAAG aGCCGCcgcctcggccgccgccgcctcggccACCGCCGCCTCGgccaccccctccttcccctcctccccctccgccTCCAGGAACTCACGTTCTGCCCCCGATGTACATGCAAGGCCCCCAGGGGATTCAGCCAG CAGTGTTCACCAGCTTGCCTAGGATGGGGACTGCCACCCCCATACGGTCCATATGTCAGTACTGCGGGAACTACATCATCACGGTGACCAGCCCGGTCCCAGGGGTCCTCACCTGGATGCTGTGTACCGGCCTCTTCATCTTTGG ATGCTTCCTGGgctgctgcttcctccccttctgtGTGGACAGCTTGATGGACGTGAAGCACACGTGCCCCGTGTGCCGACAGGAGCTCTTCCGCTACCATCGCCTGTGA